The Paenibacillus mucilaginosus 3016 genome includes the window CTTCTCGCATAACATGCTGGATGCGAATCCGACGCTTGCGGCCTTCTTCTTCGGCCTCATCGAACGCTCCCTGATTCCATTCGGACTTCACCACATTTTCTACTCGCCGTTCTGGTTCGAATTCGGACAGTACGTGGACAAGGCGGGCGAAATTGTGCGCGGCGACCAGAAAATCTTCTTCGCCCAGCTGAAAGACGGCGTGGCCCTTACGGCCGGTACGTTCATGGTCGGTAAATTCCCGTTCATGATGTTCGGACTTCCGGCAGCTGCGCTGGCGATCTATCACGAAGCCAGACCGGAGCAAAAGAAGTATGTTGCCGGGATTATGGGTTCTGCGGCCCTCACGTCGTTCCTGACAGGGATCACCGAGCCGCTCGAGTTCTCGTTCCTGTTCGTAGCACCGTTCCTCTTCGCGATTCACGCGGTCTTCGCAGGTCTGTCGTTCATGGTGATGCAGATCCTGAATGTCAAGATCGGGATGACGTTCTCCGGCGGGGTTATCGACTTCCTGCTGTTCGGTGTAATTCAGAACCGTACCGCTTGGTGGCTGGTGATTCCGGTGGGTCTCGTCCTTGCCGTGATTTACTACTTCGGTTTCCGCTTCGCGATCCGCAAGTTCAACCTGAAGACTCCGGGCCGTGAAGATACGGAAGGCGCGGCTGACAAGCAGGCCGGTGCAGCCGATGAGCTGCCATCGAACGTGCTCGCGGCGCTCGGCGGTCAAAGCAACATCGAAAACCTCGATGCGTGCATCACGCGTCTTCGCGTTCAGGTCAAGGAATCCAAGCAGGTGGATAAAGACCGGCTGAAGCAGCTGGGTGCTGCCGGCGTTCTCGAGGTAGGGAACAACATCCAGGCGATCTTCGGTACGCACTCGGATATTCTGAAGAGCCAGATTCACGACATCATGCAGGGCCGCGCGGTTACCGCAGCGCCTGCACCGGCTGCTCCGGCGGCACCTGCAGCAGTGCAGACCACCGATGCTTCCGGCGCGGTAACAGAGGAGCCGATCGTGGCGCCGCTGGACGGCGAGCTGGTCGACATCTCCGAAGTGCCGGATGAAGTGTTCTCCCAGCGGATGACCGGTGACGGATTTGCGATCCTGCCGAAGAACGGCATCGTGGCTTCTCCGGTGAACGGAACGATCTACAACGTGTTCCCGAGCAAGCATGCGATCGGGATCCAATCCGAAGGCGGCAAGGAGCTGCTTGTCCACTTCGGGGTCAACACCGTAAAATTAAAGGGCAAAGGCTTCACGGCCCTCGTCGCCCAAGGTGACACGGTCAAGGCCGGCCAGCCGATCCTGGAGGTCGATATCGACTTCGTCAGAGAGAATGCGCCGTCCATTGCAACCCCGGTCATCTTCACGAACCTGCCGGAAGGCGCTTCGGTGAAGCTGAACAAAACCGGTCCGGTGACCCTCGGCGAGAAAGACATCATCACGATTAAGCTGCCTTAAGACCAATCGGTTTCAAACCAAACCGTAAGGTCCAATACGGAGTAAGAGATTGACGCTGTACCGTCCCCATGGGCGGTACGGTGTTATCTTTTCATAAAATAGCAAGGCATCCAGATTCAGCAGCGCTTCTTAATGCTCAAGACATACCCCAAAAAAAACCATATACGGAGGTACTTATCATGCAAAAAACATTCAAAATTACAAGCGAAGACGGTATCCACGCTCGTCCGGCCACAGCCCTGGTAAACACAGCCAACAAATTCAAATCCGAAGTGTTCGCTGAGTCCGGCGGCCGCAAAGTAACGATGAAGTCGATCCTGGGCGTACTGTCCTTCGGTCTGGAGCCTGGCGACACGATTACGTTCCTGGCGAGCGGTGAAGATGAGGCGGAAGTGATGGCGGCGCTGGAAGACATCATGGTTAAAGAAGGGCTGGGGGACCTGCATGAATAATATTCATGGCATAGCGGCTGCCTCCGGGATCGCCATTGCGAAGGCGTTCCGGCTGGAAGCGGCCCACCTCGATATCCGGAAGGCGGAGGGCAAGGACCCGGAAGCCGAAATTCAAAAATTCGAGAGCGCTCTGGAGCAGTCCAGAGCGGATCTCGAA containing:
- the ptsG gene encoding glucose-specific PTS transporter subunit IIBC, whose protein sequence is MFKQLFGVLQKVGKALMLPVAILPAAGILLALGNVLHNASLLELMPALNAGWIQLIATVMEQAGNIVFSNLALLFAVGVAVGLAGGDGVAGIAAIIGFLIMNVTMGVFKGVTPEMVKTDMSYANVLGINTLQTGVFGGVIIGILAASMYNRFFKIQLPSYLGFFAGKRFVPIITAVSSLVLGILMIFIWPPIQSGLNHFSHNMLDANPTLAAFFFGLIERSLIPFGLHHIFYSPFWFEFGQYVDKAGEIVRGDQKIFFAQLKDGVALTAGTFMVGKFPFMMFGLPAAALAIYHEARPEQKKYVAGIMGSAALTSFLTGITEPLEFSFLFVAPFLFAIHAVFAGLSFMVMQILNVKIGMTFSGGVIDFLLFGVIQNRTAWWLVIPVGLVLAVIYYFGFRFAIRKFNLKTPGREDTEGAADKQAGAADELPSNVLAALGGQSNIENLDACITRLRVQVKESKQVDKDRLKQLGAAGVLEVGNNIQAIFGTHSDILKSQIHDIMQGRAVTAAPAPAAPAAPAAVQTTDASGAVTEEPIVAPLDGELVDISEVPDEVFSQRMTGDGFAILPKNGIVASPVNGTIYNVFPSKHAIGIQSEGGKELLVHFGVNTVKLKGKGFTALVAQGDTVKAGQPILEVDIDFVRENAPSIATPVIFTNLPEGASVKLNKTGPVTLGEKDIITIKLP
- a CDS encoding HPr family phosphocarrier protein, whose protein sequence is MQKTFKITSEDGIHARPATALVNTANKFKSEVFAESGGRKVTMKSILGVLSFGLEPGDTITFLASGEDEAEVMAALEDIMVKEGLGDLHE